The Ovis aries strain OAR_USU_Benz2616 breed Rambouillet chromosome 11, ARS-UI_Ramb_v3.0, whole genome shotgun sequence genome window below encodes:
- the SP2 gene encoding transcription factor Sp2: MSEPQTSMAATAAVSPSDYLQPAASTTQDSQPSPLALLAATCSKIGPPAVEAAVTPPAPPQPTPRKLVPIKPAPLPLSPSKNSFGILSSKGNILQIQGSQLSTSYPGGQLVFAIQNPTVVNKGTRSNTSIQYQAVPQIQASSPQTIQVQPSLTNQIQIIPGTNQAIITPSPSSHKPVPIKPAPVQKSSTTTTPAQSGANVVKLTGGGGNVTLTLPVNNLVNTSDPGATTQLLTESPPAPLSKTNKKARKKSLPAAQPPVAVAEQVETVLIETTADNIIQAGNNLLIVQSPGGGQPAVVQQVQVVPPKAEQQQVVQIPQQALRVVQAASATLPTVPQKPSQNFQIQAAEPSPTQVYIRTPSGEVQTVLVQDSPPATAATASTTTCSSPASRAAHLSGTSKKHSAAILRKERPLPKIAPAGSIISLNAAQLAAAAQAMQTININGVQVQGVPVTITNTGGQQQLTVQNVSGNNLTISGLSPTQIQLQMEQALAGEAQPGEKRRRMACTCPNCKDGDKRSGEQGKKKHVCHIPDCGKTFRKTSLLRAHVRLHTGERPFVCNWFFCGKRFTRSDELQRHARTHTGDKRFECAQCQKRFMRSDHLTKHYKTHLVTKNL, from the exons AACCACAGACCAGCATGGCTGCCACTGCCGCTGTCAGTCCCAGTGACTACCTGCAGCCTGCCGCCTCTACCACCCAG GACTCCCAGCCATCTCCCTTAGCGCTGCTTGCCGCGACATGTAGCAAAATCGGCCCTCCAGCTGTTGAAGCTGCGGTGACGCCTCCTGCTCCCCCTCAGCCCACTCCACGGAAACTCGTCCCTATCAAACCCGCCCCTCTCCCTCTCAGCCCCAGCAAGAATAGCTTTGGAATCTTGTCCTCCAAGGGAAACATACTTCAGATTCAGGGGTCACAGCTGAGCACGTCCTACCCTGGGGGGCAGCTGGTGTTCGCCATACAGAACCCCACCGTGGTCAACAAAGGGACCCGATCGAACACCAGTATCCAGTACCAGGCAGTCCCTCAGATCCAGGCCAGCAGTCCTCAGACCATCCAGGTGCAGCCCAGTCTCACCAACCAGATCCAGATCATCCCTGGCACCAACCAAGCCATCATCACCCCGTCCCCGTCCAGTCACAAGCCCGTCCCCATCAAGCCAGCCCCTGTCCAGAAGTCGAGTACGACCACCACTCCGGCACAGAGCGGGGCCAATGTGGTGAAGCTGACAGGCGGCGGCGGCAATGTGACCCTTACTCTGCCTGTCAACAACCTCGTGAACACCAGCGACCCCGGGGCCACCACTCAGCTCCTCACGGAGAGCCCCCCTGCCCCGCTGTCTAAGACTAACAAGAAAGCCAGGAAGAAGAGTCTTCCTGCTGCCCAGCCCCCTGTGGCCGTGGCCGAGCAGGTGGAGACGGTGCTGATCGAGACCACCGCGGACAACATCATCCAAGCAGGAAACAACCTGCTCATTGTTCAGAGCCCCGGCGGGGGCCAGCCAGCCGTGGTCCAGCAGGTCCAGGTGGTGCCCCCCAAGgctgagcagcagcaggtggTGCAGATTCCACAGCAGGCCCTGCGGGTGGTGCAGGCCGCGTCCGCCACACTCCCCACCGTCCCCCAGAAGCCCTCCCAGAACTTCCAGATCCAGGCTGCTGAGCCGTCACCTACTCAG GTCTACATCCGTACGCCTTCTGGTGAGGTACAGACGGTCCTCGTCCAGGACAGCCCCCCAGCAACAGCTGCGACTGCCTCCACCACCACTTGCAGTAGCCCTGCGTCCCGTGCTGCCCATCTGAGTGGGACCAGCAAAAAGCACTCGGCTGCAATTCTCCGAAAAGAACGACCCCTGCCAAAGATCGCTCCTGCTGGGAGCATCATCAGCCTGAACGCAGCACAGCTGGCAGCAGCGGCCCAGGCCATGCAGACCATCAACATCAACGGTGTCCAGGTCCAGGGCGTGCCCGTCACCATCACCAACACTGGCG GACAGCAGCAGCTGACTGTGCAGAATGTTTCTGGGAACAACCTGACCATCAGTGGGCTGAGCCCCACCCAGATCCAGCTGCAGATGGAACAGGCCCTGGCTGGAGAGGCCCAGCCTGGGGAAAAGCGGCGCCGCATGGCCTGCACGTGTCCCAACTGCAAGGATGGGGACAAGAG GTCTGGCGAGCAGGGCAAGAAGAAGCACGTATGCCACATCCCCGACTGCGGCAAGACTTTCCGTAAGACGTCCCTGCTGCGGGCTCACGTGCGCCTGCACACCGGCGAGCGGCCCTTCGTCTGCAACTGGTTCTTCTGTGGCAAGAGGTTCACACGGAGCGACGAGCTCCAGCGGCATGCCCGCACCCACACAG GGGACAAACGCTTCGAGTGTGCCCAGTGTCAGAAGCGCTTCATGAGGAGTGACCACCTCACCAAGCATTACAAGACCCACCTGGTCACGAAGAACTTGTAA